The Listeria welshimeri serovar 6b str. SLCC5334 genome has a window encoding:
- a CDS encoding PTS sugar transporter subunit IIA, translating to MKISNLINEDRIIFDNRIQTKELLFEKVAEVLVKEGSITNTKKFIRDLYKREEETSTGIEAGFGIPHAKSKYVKEPLIVFVHSDIINDYFGLDDSPIECSFLIGVPKKATDVHLQILSELSRKLMDEKFREKLKNSKNKNEIITILSN from the coding sequence ATGAAGATATCCAATTTAATTAATGAAGACCGAATTATTTTTGATAATCGTATTCAGACCAAGGAATTATTATTTGAAAAAGTGGCGGAAGTGCTAGTTAAAGAGGGTTCAATAACTAATACGAAAAAATTTATCCGCGACTTATATAAGCGAGAAGAAGAAACTTCCACAGGAATTGAAGCAGGTTTTGGCATTCCTCATGCAAAAAGTAAATATGTAAAAGAACCATTGATTGTTTTTGTTCATTCTGATATTATAAATGATTATTTTGGATTAGATGATTCACCAATTGAATGTAGTTTTCTGATTGGCGTTCCAAAAAAAGCAACAGACGTTCATCTTCAAATATTAAGTGAACTATCCAGAAAGTTAATGGACGAAAAGTTTCGCGAAAAATTAAAAAATTCCAAAAACAAAAATGAAATTATAACAATTTTATCGAACTAA
- a CDS encoding oxidoreductase has translation MLKMGFIGNGKSTNRYHLPFILERDNIEVKTIYNRNPKTATWDKVEGVHYTTDLDELLKDPEIKLITISTTQSSHFEYAKMVLENGKNVLVEKPFMMTYDEAKEIFELAKERDLLVQCYQNRRFDSDFLTAQKVIESGKLGDLLEVEMHYDYFRPEIPESVHEFKFYDSYLYGHGCHTIDQVLSYFGKPDNIHYDVRQLLGEGRMNDYFDLDLYYGVTKVSVKSSYFRIKARPSFVLYGKKGMFTKETKDRQEEQLKLFYMPNNKNFGIDLPEHYGTLTYVDDAGVWHEEKVISEVGDYGRVYDDLYEAIINGKPKQVTDEETLLQMQILEKGVEACK, from the coding sequence ATGTTAAAAATGGGTTTTATTGGAAATGGTAAAAGTACGAATAGATATCATTTACCTTTTATTTTAGAGCGAGATAATATCGAAGTGAAGACAATTTATAATCGAAATCCAAAAACTGCTACATGGGATAAAGTGGAAGGTGTACACTATACGACGGATTTAGATGAACTATTAAAAGACCCAGAAATAAAGTTAATTACAATCTCCACGACACAAAGTTCTCATTTTGAATATGCAAAAATGGTTTTAGAAAATGGAAAAAATGTGCTCGTTGAAAAACCGTTTATGATGACTTATGATGAAGCTAAAGAAATTTTCGAGCTTGCTAAAGAGCGTGATTTGCTAGTCCAATGCTACCAAAATCGTCGTTTTGATTCCGATTTCCTCACAGCTCAAAAAGTAATTGAAAGTGGGAAATTAGGAGATTTATTGGAAGTGGAAATGCATTATGACTATTTCCGTCCAGAAATCCCAGAATCCGTTCATGAATTTAAATTTTATGATAGCTATTTATATGGTCATGGTTGTCACACAATTGATCAAGTATTGTCTTACTTCGGAAAACCGGATAATATTCATTATGATGTGCGTCAATTGCTCGGCGAAGGGAGAATGAATGATTACTTCGACCTTGATTTGTACTATGGCGTAACAAAAGTCTCTGTAAAATCCAGTTATTTTCGGATAAAGGCTCGTCCAAGCTTTGTCCTATATGGCAAAAAAGGAATGTTTACAAAAGAAACGAAAGACCGTCAAGAAGAACAATTAAAACTATTTTATATGCCAAACAATAAAAACTTTGGTATTGATTTGCCAGAACACTACGGAACGCTTACGTATGTGGATGACGCTGGAGTTTGGCATGAAGAAAAAGTCATCTCTGAAGTGGGCGATTATGGTCGGGTTTATGATGATTTGTATGAAGCAATAATTAATGGAAAACCAAAACAAGTTACTGATGAAGAGACATTATTGCAAATGCAAATTTTAGAAAAAGGCGTTGAAGCTTGTAAATAA
- a CDS encoding PTS fructose transporter subunit IIC: MKIVGVTACPTGIAHTYMSAEKLTITAEALGYEVKIETQGAKVENVLTKEDIATADYVILAVDKEIDTSRFAGKKIKKVSTSRAIKEADVVIDETISGKGLISLEAKSADVSSEQPSKASLYNHFMNGVNYMLPFVIAGGILIAISFAFGIDASNPDSDSYNALAAAFSKIGGDTAFGLMVPALAAGIAVSVAGRAGFAPGLVAGTLATVGGSGFLGGMIGGILAGYVAHFFANKVNVTKSLASIYQLIVVPLLGITIVGLAMVFIIDTPIAWVLNALTGWLNGLGETSGVVFGLLIGVMMAADMGGPINKSISTFSIGLMSAGVTAPIAACMAAGMVPPLGLALATLLFKNKFTKEERTAGNSCWVLGASYITEGAIPFAVADPLRVIPSLMLGSATAAAISMGAGVTSMAPHGGIWVMFIPNVINHLFIYLLAIAAGTVVTAISVGLLKTPLNKRKNKEEMI; the protein is encoded by the coding sequence ATGAAAATAGTTGGTGTTACTGCTTGTCCCACTGGTATTGCTCATACGTATATGTCTGCCGAAAAATTAACAATAACGGCGGAAGCTCTTGGTTACGAAGTGAAAATCGAGACTCAAGGAGCAAAGGTAGAAAATGTTTTAACGAAAGAAGACATCGCTACTGCTGATTATGTCATTTTAGCAGTGGATAAAGAAATAGATACTTCCAGATTCGCTGGAAAGAAAATTAAAAAAGTATCTACTTCTAGAGCGATTAAAGAGGCTGATGTTGTTATCGATGAAACTATTTCAGGCAAAGGATTAATCAGTTTGGAAGCAAAAAGTGCAGATGTCAGTTCTGAACAACCATCAAAAGCGAGTTTGTATAATCATTTTATGAACGGTGTTAACTACATGTTGCCGTTTGTAATAGCTGGTGGGATTCTAATTGCTATTAGCTTTGCTTTTGGGATTGATGCTTCTAATCCTGATTCAGATTCCTATAACGCGTTAGCAGCTGCATTTTCTAAAATAGGTGGAGATACTGCTTTTGGTTTAATGGTCCCAGCACTTGCGGCCGGAATAGCGGTTTCTGTGGCTGGTCGAGCAGGATTTGCTCCAGGACTTGTTGCAGGGACGCTGGCGACTGTTGGTGGGTCAGGATTTCTTGGTGGGATGATTGGCGGTATTTTGGCTGGTTACGTAGCACATTTCTTTGCTAATAAAGTAAATGTAACGAAATCACTTGCTTCGATTTATCAGTTAATTGTTGTACCTCTTTTAGGGATTACGATTGTTGGGTTGGCGATGGTGTTTATAATTGATACACCAATTGCATGGGTATTAAATGCACTCACAGGTTGGTTAAACGGTCTTGGTGAAACATCAGGCGTAGTTTTTGGACTACTAATCGGTGTCATGATGGCAGCAGATATGGGTGGGCCTATTAATAAATCTATTTCAACCTTTTCCATTGGCTTGATGTCAGCTGGTGTAACAGCGCCAATTGCAGCTTGTATGGCAGCTGGAATGGTTCCGCCACTTGGACTCGCACTTGCCACTTTATTATTTAAAAACAAATTTACAAAAGAAGAAAGAACAGCTGGTAATTCTTGTTGGGTATTAGGTGCATCCTATATCACAGAAGGAGCGATTCCTTTCGCAGTTGCCGATCCACTTCGAGTTATTCCAAGCTTGATGTTAGGTTCTGCAACAGCGGCCGCAATTTCGATGGGAGCAGGAGTTACTTCTATGGCGCCTCATGGTGGGATTTGGGTAATGTTCATCCCGAATGTTATTAACCATCTATTTATCTATTTACTAGCAATTGCAGCAGGTACAGTCGTGACGGCAATTTCTGTCGGACTATTGAAAACCCCATTAAACAAGCGAAAAAATAAAGAGGAGATGATATAA
- a CDS encoding NUDIX hydrolase — protein MEEWDLLNENRELTGKTHIRGEKLAPGELHLVVHICIFNEKGQLLIQKRQKDKEGWPNYWDLSAAGSALKGETSLQAAEREVQEELGITIDLSKTRAKFSYHFEAGFDDYWFITQDLELSDLTLQEEEVADARFVTKEELEVLKNAGEFIPYFFLNQVFELKNATSIHF, from the coding sequence GTGGAAGAATGGGATTTACTAAATGAAAATCGTGAACTAACTGGAAAAACACATATCCGCGGTGAAAAACTAGCGCCCGGGGAGCTTCATTTGGTTGTTCATATATGTATTTTTAACGAAAAAGGGCAACTTTTAATTCAAAAGCGCCAAAAAGATAAAGAAGGTTGGCCGAATTATTGGGACCTTTCAGCGGCTGGTTCTGCGTTAAAAGGCGAAACAAGCCTACAAGCTGCTGAAAGAGAAGTGCAAGAAGAACTAGGAATAACGATTGATTTGAGTAAAACCCGCGCAAAATTCAGTTATCATTTCGAAGCAGGATTTGACGATTATTGGTTTATTACGCAAGATTTGGAATTAAGCGATTTAACATTACAAGAAGAAGAAGTAGCTGATGCTCGTTTTGTTACGAAGGAAGAGTTAGAAGTATTAAAAAATGCCGGTGAATTCATTCCTTATTTCTTTTTAAATCAGGTTTTTGAACTTAAAAACGCCACAAGTATTCATTTTTAA
- a CDS encoding YebC/PmpR family DNA-binding transcriptional regulator: MGRKWANIKEKKASKDKTNSRIYAKFGIEIYVAAKSGDPDPHSNQKLRFVIERAKTYNVPKHIIDRAIEKAKGTGDETYSELRYEGFGPSGSMIIVDALTNNVNRTASDVRAAYSKNGGNMGVSGSVAYMFDNTAIFGVEGKDADELLELLMEADIDVRDILDEDGQAIIYAEPEDFHKVQEGLKAAGIEEFTVAEIEMIPQNDIQLSGEDLEKFERLIDALEDLEDVQKVYHNVELED, translated from the coding sequence ATGGGCCGTAAATGGGCAAATATTAAAGAGAAAAAAGCGTCAAAAGATAAAACAAATAGTCGTATCTATGCGAAATTTGGAATTGAAATATATGTAGCGGCTAAATCAGGCGACCCAGATCCACATTCTAACCAAAAATTACGTTTCGTTATTGAACGTGCAAAAACATACAATGTACCGAAACATATTATTGACCGTGCAATTGAAAAAGCGAAAGGTACTGGCGATGAAACTTATTCTGAATTACGTTATGAAGGATTTGGTCCGAGCGGCTCGATGATTATTGTAGATGCACTTACAAATAATGTGAATCGTACTGCTTCCGATGTTCGCGCAGCTTATAGCAAAAATGGCGGGAATATGGGTGTGAGTGGTTCGGTTGCTTATATGTTTGATAATACAGCGATTTTTGGTGTCGAAGGAAAAGACGCGGATGAGCTGTTAGAACTTTTAATGGAAGCAGATATTGACGTTCGTGATATTTTAGATGAAGATGGACAAGCAATTATTTATGCAGAACCAGAAGATTTTCATAAAGTACAAGAAGGATTGAAAGCAGCTGGAATTGAAGAATTTACAGTTGCAGAAATCGAAATGATTCCTCAAAATGATATTCAATTATCAGGCGAAGATTTAGAAAAATTCGAGAGACTAATTGATGCTTTAGAAGACTTAGAAGACGTGCAAAAAGTATATCATAACGTCGAATTAGAAGATTAA
- a CDS encoding flavocytochrome c — protein sequence MKKRLATMFIMLLSLVLIFAGCGSNDTSKSDAAKTKDKEKDKTEVTSGASKTSYTDPSKLKDTYDIVIIGAGGAGMSAALEAKAKGLNPVILEKMPLAGGNTMKASSGMNASETKFQKEQGINDSNDKFYEETLKGGHGTNDKEMLRFFVDNSASAIDWLDSMDIKLNNLTITGGMSEKRTHRPEDGSAVGKYLVDGLLKNVQEEKIPVFVNADVKEITQKDGKVTGVKVKLNNKDEKTISSDAVVVTTGGYGANKDMIEKERPDLKGYVTTNQEGSTGDGIKMIEKLGGTTVDMDQIQVHPTVQQEKSYLIGEAVRGEGAILVSQDGKRFGNELDTRDNVTASINKLPEKSAYLVFDAGVKDRVKAIAQYDEMGFVEEGKTIDELASKINVPKEELTKTIDTWNTSVKNKKDEAYGRTTAMDNDLSKAPYYAIKIGPGIHYTMGGVKINTNTEVLDKDGKPITGLFAAGEVTGGLHGENRIGGNSVAEIIIFGRQAGDKSAEFVKAQ from the coding sequence ATGAAAAAAAGGTTAGCTACAATGTTCATCATGCTACTATCACTTGTATTAATTTTTGCGGGCTGTGGAAGTAATGACACAAGTAAAAGTGATGCAGCGAAAACAAAAGACAAAGAAAAAGACAAAACAGAAGTAACATCAGGAGCGTCAAAAACAAGCTACACAGATCCATCTAAATTAAAAGATACATATGATATCGTTATTATCGGTGCAGGTGGCGCGGGAATGTCAGCAGCATTAGAAGCAAAAGCGAAAGGATTGAACCCAGTAATACTTGAAAAAATGCCGCTAGCAGGTGGAAACACGATGAAAGCATCTTCGGGTATGAACGCATCAGAAACTAAATTCCAAAAAGAACAAGGAATTAATGATAGCAATGACAAGTTTTATGAAGAAACATTAAAAGGTGGTCACGGAACAAACGATAAAGAAATGCTTCGTTTCTTCGTAGACAATTCCGCAAGCGCAATTGACTGGTTGGATTCGATGGATATTAAATTAAACAACCTAACTATTACAGGCGGAATGAGTGAAAAACGTACACATCGTCCTGAAGATGGCTCAGCAGTCGGTAAATACTTAGTAGACGGTTTACTAAAAAATGTACAAGAAGAAAAAATACCAGTATTCGTTAATGCAGATGTAAAAGAAATTACCCAAAAAGACGGAAAAGTAACAGGTGTTAAAGTAAAATTAAACAACAAAGATGAAAAAACAATTAGTTCAGATGCTGTAGTTGTAACAACTGGCGGCTACGGAGCTAATAAAGATATGATTGAAAAAGAACGTCCAGATTTAAAAGGATATGTAACAACCAACCAAGAAGGAAGTACTGGTGACGGTATTAAAATGATCGAAAAACTTGGTGGAACAACTGTCGATATGGACCAAATACAAGTGCACCCAACTGTTCAACAAGAGAAATCTTACCTTATTGGTGAAGCTGTCCGAGGCGAAGGTGCAATTTTAGTTTCTCAAGATGGTAAACGTTTTGGAAATGAATTAGACACGCGAGATAACGTTACGGCTTCCATCAACAAATTACCAGAAAAATCCGCATACCTAGTTTTTGATGCAGGTGTAAAAGATCGTGTCAAAGCTATCGCGCAATATGACGAAATGGGCTTTGTGGAAGAAGGCAAAACTATTGATGAATTAGCTAGCAAAATCAATGTTCCAAAAGAAGAACTAACGAAAACAATAGATACTTGGAATACAAGCGTGAAAAACAAAAAAGATGAAGCATATGGTAGAACAACAGCCATGGATAATGATTTATCTAAAGCGCCATATTACGCAATCAAAATTGGTCCAGGAATTCATTACACAATGGGCGGCGTAAAAATCAATACAAATACAGAAGTCTTGGATAAGGACGGAAAACCAATCACAGGCCTATTTGCTGCGGGAGAAGTAACTGGTGGCTTGCACGGGGAAAATCGTATTGGTGGGAACTCTGTCGCTGAAATCATTATTTTCGGACGTCAAGCTGGCGATAAATCAGCTGAATTTGTAAAAGCGCAATAA
- a CDS encoding DeoR/GlpR family DNA-binding transcription regulator produces the protein MLSAAKERQLKIVNRLKVEQFMRIIDLVELVNYSEATVKRDLVELEKEGLVRRTRGGAMIIDNKKIDLPYLMKMNERSNETSKIRIADIAKSLIRDDMVIFLDSSSTSLHLIDVLSKFDGLQIITNGVMTASMLSEFTNARVSILGGSILTKRYTVNGAKAYNDALTYNADIAFVSCRGIDYDKGATETHEGEALIKQAFRRQSSSLVLLVTEEKVGHKFMHQSLACHDIDYLITDFKLDTTVEEQFKAHQITCLY, from the coding sequence ATGTTAAGTGCAGCGAAGGAACGGCAACTAAAAATCGTTAATCGACTAAAAGTGGAACAATTTATGCGGATTATTGATTTAGTGGAGCTTGTCAATTACAGCGAAGCCACTGTTAAACGGGACTTAGTAGAATTAGAAAAAGAAGGACTTGTAAGACGAACAAGAGGCGGCGCAATGATTATCGATAATAAAAAAATCGATTTGCCTTATTTAATGAAAATGAACGAGCGAAGTAATGAAACAAGCAAAATAAGAATTGCAGACATTGCTAAATCACTTATTCGTGATGATATGGTGATTTTCTTAGACTCGAGTTCCACATCGCTGCATTTAATAGACGTTTTAAGTAAATTTGACGGTTTACAAATTATTACTAATGGGGTCATGACGGCTTCAATGCTGTCAGAGTTTACTAATGCAAGAGTTAGTATTTTAGGAGGTTCCATTTTAACGAAGCGATATACGGTGAATGGTGCAAAAGCATACAATGATGCCCTTACTTATAATGCAGATATTGCCTTTGTTTCTTGCCGAGGGATTGATTATGACAAAGGTGCAACAGAAACTCATGAAGGTGAAGCGCTCATCAAACAAGCTTTCAGGCGCCAATCAAGTTCGCTCGTTTTACTTGTTACAGAAGAAAAAGTTGGACACAAATTTATGCATCAAAGCCTAGCATGCCATGATATTGATTATCTTATTACAGACTTCAAACTGGACACTACAGTAGAAGAACAGTTTAAAGCCCATCAGATTACTTGTTTATATTAG
- a CDS encoding molecular chaperone HscC: MTTLGIDLGTSNSLVAYWKEDKAVLIPNVFGDVLTPSVVGIDENDELLIGKIARERLTSHPDKTAAVFKRFMGTEKCYYLGEQKFSATDLSSFVLKSLKADAENFLGETCTEAVISVPAYFNNSQRKATIDAAFLAGLKVERLISEPTAAAIAYGIHQQNDTTLMVIDIGGGTFDVSILEMFDGVMQVIAIGGNNYLGGEDFTTVIIEDFLSKSNLKKDNLSIEDYASLYKQAEDAKKAVCQNSIGKIVVKEINYSLTEKEFEKICQSLILKLRNPIIQSLKDAQLKPVDIEQIVLIGGATKMPIIKSFVSKFLGKIPFMHINPDETVGLGAAVQAALKERHEALDEFVLTDVCAHTLGTEIVRIINANEFEDGIFSPIIERNSTIPISRIERYQTVSDLQSYIEVGIYQGESRMVKDNLKLGNLTIEMPPNSKAGFPIDIRFTYDKNGILEVIVKIPATGEEKQLIIQNSPGDLSEKELKDRLEKLKYLKVHPRDRAENRLLLARADRLYQMALGDKRQYIEQLIQAFNDAIASQNESIISKASENLKEELAQIEEVSWD, encoded by the coding sequence ATGACAACATTGGGAATAGACTTAGGTACATCTAATAGTTTAGTGGCTTATTGGAAAGAGGATAAGGCAGTACTAATACCAAACGTTTTTGGAGATGTTTTAACTCCATCGGTGGTAGGAATTGATGAGAATGATGAGCTATTAATTGGGAAAATTGCTAGAGAACGTCTTACATCACATCCGGATAAAACAGCAGCAGTTTTTAAGAGATTTATGGGGACGGAAAAATGTTATTACTTAGGTGAGCAAAAATTTTCTGCTACAGATTTATCAAGTTTTGTTTTAAAGTCATTAAAAGCAGATGCGGAAAACTTTCTTGGAGAAACTTGTACAGAAGCAGTGATTAGTGTTCCAGCATATTTTAATAATTCTCAGCGAAAAGCGACGATTGATGCGGCCTTCTTAGCTGGTTTGAAAGTAGAAAGGCTAATTAGTGAGCCAACTGCAGCTGCGATTGCTTATGGAATTCATCAACAAAATGACACTACATTGATGGTAATTGACATTGGTGGAGGAACTTTTGATGTCTCAATTTTGGAAATGTTTGACGGTGTAATGCAAGTAATTGCAATTGGAGGAAATAATTATTTAGGTGGGGAAGATTTTACAACTGTTATTATTGAAGATTTTTTAAGTAAATCAAATTTAAAAAAAGACAATTTATCTATTGAAGATTATGCCTCGCTTTATAAACAAGCTGAAGATGCTAAAAAAGCAGTTTGTCAGAATAGTATTGGTAAAATAGTAGTAAAAGAAATAAATTATTCCCTTACAGAAAAAGAATTTGAAAAAATTTGTCAATCTTTAATTTTAAAATTACGTAACCCAATTATTCAATCCCTAAAAGATGCTCAATTAAAACCAGTTGATATTGAACAAATAGTACTTATTGGTGGAGCTACGAAAATGCCTATTATCAAAAGCTTTGTAAGCAAATTTCTTGGGAAAATTCCGTTCATGCATATCAACCCAGATGAAACGGTGGGTCTTGGTGCAGCGGTTCAAGCGGCATTAAAAGAACGTCACGAAGCACTGGATGAATTTGTATTAACCGATGTTTGTGCTCATACTCTTGGTACAGAAATAGTACGCATAATTAATGCCAATGAATTTGAGGATGGCATATTTTCACCAATAATTGAACGTAATTCTACAATTCCGATAAGTCGTATTGAAAGATATCAAACCGTTTCTGATCTGCAATCGTATATTGAAGTGGGTATTTATCAAGGTGAGAGTAGAATGGTAAAAGATAACTTAAAACTTGGTAATTTAACAATAGAAATGCCTCCTAACTCAAAAGCAGGTTTCCCAATTGACATTCGGTTTACTTATGATAAAAACGGAATTCTTGAAGTCATTGTAAAAATACCCGCTACAGGTGAAGAAAAACAGTTGATTATTCAAAATAGTCCTGGTGACCTTTCAGAAAAAGAACTAAAAGATCGATTAGAGAAACTAAAATACCTCAAAGTACATCCGCGAGATCGTGCTGAAAATAGACTTTTATTAGCAAGAGCTGATAGATTATATCAAATGGCTTTAGGAGATAAGAGACAGTATATAGAACAGTTAATTCAAGCGTTTAATGATGCAATTGCTTCTCAAAATGAGAGTATAATTTCGAAAGCTAGTGAAAACTTGAAAGAAGAGTTAGCACAAATTGAGGAAGTGAGCTGGGATTGA
- a CDS encoding DnaJ domain-containing protein produces MNIWEILQIEKTTNKREIKRAYAKALKHTHPDDDPVAFQKLKEAFDLALKGQDFSLEYETLLYYDKSEQPSLETRESKLNRTFSEKVLEIYNDFNKRIDGDKWRELFKDDYMTNLDSYIENRIFIANFLTKRGLFVPKEVIEVAFEFYDLDNLIIEKPDDELSFKLYHLKHLPPFSFEGLETLSEENCNLFIRTRYIAYNCSERLGVQSHIKRIKTILGGNPDLELMEIVSGIGNNNQALILRKINAFLEINPQHATARLFRLYLNKQLGHELNLDDLNYAKQDTYFSSIQLNNEGERLLFHIDKNELIGSIYFDLKDYQVAYNYLINAYDTSEKNIRAKITYCLKLKLKEEKKTSKNKKKINEIWTELSFYSLIAYERIHVSNRKMNILKLLFLGCIIANFFSPMVAKEEYKDYKALSGLKGIYRAFENPKELEDKSFFNNKAAFPIDEKTVSEVYSDGENNYFSLDFGSEQVILKNFDKIYEDEYEDETKTYVLGKLKSFKKSSSLYKDLINSDDEILLDKPIAKYYMNVNDFSYTQSRNVVKPEFVSYWISFVIILFLSIICIHLFERKRFWLDYRNENMQKFYTSKKDF; encoded by the coding sequence TTGAACATTTGGGAGATTTTACAGATAGAGAAGACAACAAATAAACGAGAAATCAAACGAGCTTACGCAAAAGCGTTAAAACATACACACCCGGATGATGACCCAGTAGCATTTCAAAAATTAAAGGAAGCATTTGATTTAGCCTTAAAAGGACAAGATTTTAGTTTGGAGTATGAGACATTACTCTATTATGATAAAAGTGAGCAGCCTTCTCTAGAAACTAGAGAAAGCAAGTTAAATAGAACCTTTTCTGAAAAAGTTTTAGAAATATATAACGATTTTAATAAACGAATAGATGGAGATAAGTGGCGTGAATTGTTTAAAGATGATTATATGACTAATCTTGATAGTTATATAGAGAATCGAATTTTCATAGCGAATTTTCTTACCAAACGAGGACTCTTTGTTCCTAAAGAGGTAATCGAAGTAGCTTTTGAATTTTATGATTTAGATAATTTAATAATCGAAAAACCAGACGATGAATTAAGTTTTAAATTATATCATTTAAAACACTTGCCCCCATTTTCTTTTGAAGGATTAGAAACGTTGTCAGAGGAAAATTGTAATCTGTTTATTAGAACAAGATATATTGCCTATAATTGTTCTGAACGACTTGGAGTACAAAGTCATATTAAACGAATAAAAACTATATTAGGCGGAAATCCAGATTTAGAATTAATGGAAATAGTAAGTGGTATTGGTAATAATAATCAAGCTTTGATTCTTCGTAAAATAAATGCTTTTCTTGAAATAAACCCCCAACATGCAACTGCTAGACTATTTCGGTTATACCTTAATAAGCAACTAGGGCATGAATTAAACTTAGATGATTTAAATTATGCAAAACAAGATACTTATTTTTCAAGCATTCAGCTAAATAATGAAGGTGAGAGGCTTCTTTTTCATATTGATAAAAATGAGTTGATAGGGTCTATTTACTTTGATTTAAAAGATTATCAAGTAGCTTATAATTATTTAATAAACGCTTATGACACAAGTGAAAAAAACATTCGTGCGAAGATAACTTATTGTTTGAAGTTAAAACTAAAAGAAGAGAAAAAAACAAGTAAAAATAAGAAAAAAATAAATGAAATTTGGACAGAATTAAGCTTTTACTCCTTAATTGCTTATGAGCGAATACATGTATCAAATAGAAAAATGAATATATTAAAACTATTATTTTTAGGGTGTATTATTGCCAACTTTTTTAGCCCTATGGTTGCAAAAGAAGAGTATAAAGATTATAAAGCATTAAGTGGACTAAAAGGCATATATCGAGCATTTGAGAACCCAAAAGAGTTGGAAGATAAATCTTTTTTTAACAATAAAGCAGCTTTTCCAATAGATGAAAAGACTGTTAGCGAAGTTTATTCAGACGGGGAAAACAACTATTTTTCATTAGATTTTGGTTCAGAACAAGTTATTTTGAAAAATTTTGATAAAATTTATGAGGATGAATATGAAGATGAAACAAAAACTTATGTTCTAGGTAAATTAAAATCTTTTAAAAAAAGTTCATCCTTATATAAGGATTTAATAAATTCAGATGATGAAATTTTACTAGATAAACCAATTGCGAAGTACTATATGAATGTGAATGATTTTTCGTATACTCAATCAAGAAATGTAGTAAAACCAGAGTTTGTATCATACTGGATAAGTTTTGTAATTATATTATTTTTAAGTATTATTTGTATACACTTATTTGAACGAAAGCGGTTTTGGTTAGACTATCGAAATGAAAACATGCAGAAATTTTATACTAGTAAAAAAGATTTTTAA
- a CDS encoding ketose-bisphosphate aldolase, translated as MLYTMKDLLAVGKEHQFAVPAFNICSFDMLKAIMEEVEANNAPVILEIHPDEIEYLGDNFVATVREYAHRSKVPVVIHMDHGGTIKDVMRAIRNGYTSVMIDASRASYEENVALTKQVVELAHKVGVSVEAELGTIGNNGSAEGGADTIIYTDPDQAEDFVSRTGIDTLAVAIGTAHGLYPKDKKPELNMPLLKELNKRLDIPFVLHGGSGNPDKEVSESVQYGVRKVNLSSDLKSVFFEEVRRVLVDNPAMYEPNQVYPSANEKVKEVVRHKLHILNTTGQADKY; from the coding sequence ATGTTATATACAATGAAAGATCTTTTAGCAGTAGGAAAAGAACATCAATTTGCGGTACCAGCATTTAATATCTGTAGTTTTGATATGTTAAAGGCGATAATGGAAGAGGTGGAGGCAAATAATGCTCCTGTAATTCTAGAAATTCATCCAGATGAAATAGAGTATCTCGGTGATAACTTTGTTGCAACAGTAAGAGAATATGCACATAGAAGTAAGGTGCCGGTCGTTATTCATATGGATCACGGTGGAACAATTAAAGATGTGATGCGGGCAATTAGAAATGGCTATACTTCTGTCATGATTGACGCTTCAAGAGCCAGTTATGAAGAGAACGTGGCGTTGACTAAGCAAGTAGTTGAATTAGCTCATAAAGTTGGTGTTTCTGTGGAAGCAGAACTTGGAACAATTGGAAATAATGGATCAGCGGAAGGCGGGGCGGACACCATTATTTACACTGATCCGGATCAAGCCGAAGATTTTGTAAGTAGAACTGGTATTGATACGTTAGCAGTAGCCATTGGAACGGCACATGGCTTGTATCCTAAAGATAAAAAACCAGAACTGAATATGCCACTTTTAAAAGAGTTAAATAAGCGTTTAGATATTCCTTTTGTACTTCATGGTGGTTCGGGAAATCCGGACAAAGAAGTGAGCGAATCTGTACAGTATGGTGTTAGGAAAGTTAACCTTAGTTCAGATCTGAAAAGTGTGTTTTTTGAAGAAGTTCGCCGTGTTTTAGTGGACAATCCTGCGATGTATGAACCAAATCAAGTGTATCCATCAGCAAATGAAAAAGTAAAAGAAGTTGTAAGACATAAATTACACATTTTAAATACTACTGGTCAAGCAGATAAATACTAA